From the Saprospiraceae bacterium genome, the window GTGGGCGGAGTCATGTAAATTTTGCCCCGAAACCCCCGTTTTACAAACAATGGGATGTAACCGCAGTGGTCGAGGTGGGCGTGAGTCAGTATCAGGGCATCCACCTCGGCGGGATTGACCGGGATATCCTCCCAGTTTTTTTCGCGAAGGGTTTTTATGCCTTGAAACAAACCACAGTCCACCAAAAGGGTCAGTTCCGGGGTGCGCAGCAAGTGCTTGGAGCCGGTCACAGTTTGTGCCGCTCCAAGGGATTGCAGGGTGATTTTATTTGAATCGTTCATGACGTTTTTCTTTTTAGTGGCAAAAGGCAGTTGCCGCATCGGCTTATCTGTTGTACCAATGCTGTTTATCGGGTGTATCTCAATGCTGTTTTTGCACCGTAGCAGTGTGATTCCGGGCTTTCTCCCTTTGCAGTGGCCTTATCGGAAATTTCTTCAAAATGCGATACACCGCGGGGTGCAGGTTGTCGGCCATGTATGCCGGGTCAAAAAGGTCGCCCTGGGCAGTTCCTGTCCACACAAGCCGGCTCTGACGACGGTCATAGACATTCAGCGTAATCGTACTTTCGGCGTAATCGTATCGTTCCGTCACGTATCGGGTATTACCGTAGAAAAAGGGCGAGTGGTAGTAGTAGTTGTTGGGGTGCGGGTAGTAATAAGGATTGTATCTGCCGCCGCCCGGCGAACCGCTGTACACGGCAGAGGTCATGGTCAGTTGTTTGGGCAGGCTGCGCACCACCAATTGAAGCAACACATCCGGAGAGTCCAATTCTGCCTGTAACGCGCGTTCGCCCATGCAGTGGGTGAAATAATTAAGCGTGTTGTTGCGGATGATTTGGTTGTTGAAAGTCGTATTGGCGGTGTCGCGGTCGGGCAGCCAAGCGAAGGTTTTATACCGGGAAAAGTCCGCCGTACGGTCGTAGTCGCTGTACACCTTGTCGTATGCGCGGCATCCGGCCATCGCGGTCAGCCCGGCTATCGCCAAAAAGCCAATGATTTTTATCCAGTTCATAGTTTGAATGTTTTATTCGTTAGCGCGTTTCATCAGCGTTTCATTTAAGTTGACCTCAACGCGGTCATCGAAGCCCTGTTGAAGCAAGCCGGGGTTGAAATCGCTGAGTAAAAAGGAAAAATTGGCCGATAAGCGGCAGGCCATTGTGCCCGCAAATACATGCCGGATACTGGCGTTGAGCATCGCGGGATGTTCCTTGCCGTTCAGGTTGAGCAATCCCTCTATTTTGAAGGTTTGCGTCGGGTGGTCTTGGGTGCTCACAAACGGCACATCCATTTTCCCTTTGAATACCAGTTCCAGTTCCGGGTGGGCGCGGGCCAACACGTTGAACGAGTCGCAGTTGCTTGTAAAGGTTTTCAGCGCGACCCGAAACTCGACTTCCGCCGTCTCGTAATTGAGTTTCATCTTCAACTCGTGGCTCTCGGCCACCAGCGCGCTGTCCATATGTTTGCCCCAGACTTGGATGTGGCCGTCCGGGGCGCCAAGAATTTGCTGAGCCAAAGCGGCTTGACCCAGAAAGAGTAGGCTAATTATTATCAAAAAGTTTTTCATGACGCGGTCTTTAAAATGACGAATTGCATCGGATTCAGCGTCAGGTTCACATAGCGGATATTTCGCTCCGGTTCCTCGTGGCCGAGAATCGGCACGGTTTCCAGCCCGCCGTACAAGCATTCCATAGCGGTTTTCTTTTCATTCAATTCGAAATCAATCAGGACAGATTCTTCTTTCGTCCTGGTCATGGATGAATTGAAAACCACCAAAATCTCTTTTTTGAAAAGAATGCGGGAAAAGGCCAGCGTACATTCGTTACATTCCGGCAGGTGGAAATGCTGCCCGCCGCCCGAGATTTCGCGGATGAACATCCGTCCGAATTTCAGCACCGGGCTTGACTTCCTGATTTGGGCGATTGCGGCGATGGATTGATAAATCCGGGAGTTCGGGTTGAGCAGGTTGGTCTTTTTGTCTCGCGGGTCGAACAGGCATTCCCGTACCGCCCAGTCACCGTCGCCGCTGCCGTCCAATCCTTGCTCGGTGCCGTAGTAAATACAAGGTGTGCCGATAGCGCAGAGTAGAAAACCGATGGCGGCTACGATTTGCTCCGGCGTCGCATCGCTCCCAAAACGGTGTTTGGGGTTTTGGCCGACTTGGTCGTGGTTGTCCACAAAAGTTACCAGAAACTCGCCGTATTCACCCCTGTCCAAGGCATTGCGTTGCAGGGCGGTATAACGCTCGATAAGCCTTTCCGGCGAAGCCGTGCCTTTTATTACGTCGGGAAGCGCACCGTGCAGCGGAAAATCCAGCACGGAGTTCAGCCCGTAATACACGTTTTTATCGTTGACGGATATCGAAGTTTTCGGGCCGATATAATTGGTGCTGACTTCATCCGGGCCAATCAATTCCCCGAACAGGAAGAAGTTTCTCTTACCTAAGGTATAGGCGTATTCCCGCACGGCGGAGCAAAAACGGCTGATGTCAATTTCGCTCATGTGCTTCGCGGCATCTAAGCGAAACCCGTCCACATCCGCTTCCCGAATCCAGTAGCAATGCAAATCAACCAGCAAGTCGTGTACATACTCCGCCTCCGGCGAATCGTCGCTTCGAAAGGCTTTCAGGTTGTTGAAATCGCCGTCACGCGTTTCAGGATAGGCATCGTAATCGCGGATTTGCCCCTGGCGATTGTATAGTTCCGGGTTGCGCAACTCGACCGGCAAGGGGCGGTTTTTGGACCGCCAGCCGCCGAATGGGAACCGCTCGCCCTGAAAGTAAAAATAATCGTGTCCATCGGCGTAAAACCAGTTGTCGCCCGAATGATCCAGCACGATGTCGAGGAATACTCGCATATCGCGTTCATGCGCTGCATCCACCAATGCCTCCAAATCTTCTTTTGTCCCCCAGCGTTTGTCCACATCTAAGTAATTCTGGATGGCGTAACCATGGTAAGCATCGGTGTTGTTCTCAAAAACCGGGCTGAGCCAAAGCGCGGTACAGCCTAGATTTTTGATGTAATCGAGGTGCTGCGTGATGCCCCGGAGCGTGCCGCCGCAACTTTTTACCAATTGTTCTTTGGTTCCGAACCCTGAATGTCGGTCAGCATAAGCCGGTGGGTTTCGTTGGGCATTGTCGTGAAACCGGTCCACCAGCAGGAAATAGATGAACTCCTCGCGCCATTCGCGGTGGCAGTTTTTCCAGTACTGTTTGCCGGGCTTGGGGGATAGGCTGATATCTTTTATGGATTTCATGACATTATTACATTTTAGCGTTCAGGTACAACCTGTTGATGCGCATCATTTTATGCACAGGGTCATACCGGGATAGTTCTCCATCGGTTTTAAACTCGGCTATTATCGCATCGTGAAAAGCATGGTTATCGGGGAAAGCCCCTGTCAGGTTGCCTATCGTGAGCGGCTGGATAGGCCAGGCCGCGTCTTTGCTGAAATACCATTTTGTTTGAGCAGGTGTTTTTCCGATTGCAGGGATGGCGACTTTGTAAATCAAAATGGCTTCTCCCGGATTGACCATCGGATAAACCTTGCCCTGAAAGAGCCGCTCGACGGCCCCGGAGCAATATCGAACGGCGTACACGCTGTCTTTGGCCAGTTTGTAGGTTTGGCCGTTGTGTTTCACAATCACCTGGTTTCGCTTGAACAATGGGTCGGCATTGATTTTGTGCGATTGGCTGTCGCAGCGGATGGCGAAATCCAGCTTGCCGTTCAGGAAATCTTTTGCAGTTCGGAATAGGCCGCTGCTATCGGCTTGGGCGCAGACGCTTGCCGTAAAAAACAGGACAGTGAGCGGCAGCAGAAGGATATGTTTCATAATAAGTCAGATTTTGATAATGAGTTGAATGCCAAGAGTTTACCTCAGACTTATCGTCATCTATTCAGAGCGACTGTTTTTCAATTCCAGGGCTTTTTTTGTATCATTCAGCATATTGTTCAGACACCAATTGCAGTATATTCCTCCAAAAAGAAAGGAGAGCAACCTATAAAACCAGCCCTTCGGCGACTCGTAATCAATGAATATCGTAACGATGGCCCCGTTTTCGGAAGGAGTAATTTCAAACCCCATGCGGTACCAACTCATTATGATGATTTGAGCCGCTCCGATTGTTTCCCATTCTTTCCGTTTGGGTGGTTCCCACTTCCTGACTTCCTCCCTGAAATCAATGGCCATGCCCAGCATCTTTCCGCGCCACCCGTACGTTGCGCCGATGCCGGTTGGGTTGGGAGAAATTTGCTCCAAAGCCAATTTGCTTCCCATCATCATCATGGAATTTTCGCCCATGTGCATCCCCGTTTTTGAAAAGTCATCCATTTGAGCGAAGACTTTTTCGGGTGCAGCCTGAATGGCGGCAGTTTTATACTTCGATTTCATGAGAATAATCTTTCAGTTGAAAAAATTTGCACACTTGCAACACCGGCAGATAGACGCCGACTACTGCCATCGCCGATGTGCAAAAGGATGGACACACGCATACGCCTGTTCAAAAGGTTCAACAGTACGAAACCCGGGAAAGCACTTACAAGAGATTTGGAACGAAGGTCAGATGCCAACAGCAATACCTGCAACGCCCTGTTTCATCAGAAAAGGGACTCCGTCAGAGTAAGCCGGCTTGTGGCCATAGGAGAGAAAGTCATCTAATTCCGCAGAACCAGATAAAGAAGGAAAAGCGGCACCTCATAACAACTTCGCCATTGGGAGAGGATGGGTTTAGGCGAAGATTCAGCCGAAAAATGAGGAAATAAGTAGAGGACAATCGCGGGTGCAGTCGTGGCCAGGAGTTCCGTCGGAACGGGCAGCCCGATTGCCGCTACATTCGGTTTATAGCCATCTTCCGTTTTTGACGCCAGCACTTTGTGCTCGCAACACCCGGATTTTTCAGATTTTTCCCCGCAAGGGCACGGGTTCTTCCTCGGGCTGTACAAATCCACCGAAG encodes:
- a CDS encoding YceI family protein codes for the protein MKNFLIIISLLFLGQAALAQQILGAPDGHIQVWGKHMDSALVAESHELKMKLNYETAEVEFRVALKTFTSNCDSFNVLARAHPELELVFKGKMDVPFVSTQDHPTQTFKIEGLLNLNGKEHPAMLNASIRHVFAGTMACRLSANFSFLLSDFNPGLLQQGFDDRVEVNLNETLMKRANE
- a CDS encoding SRPBCC family protein, with the translated sequence MKSKYKTAAIQAAPEKVFAQMDDFSKTGMHMGENSMMMMGSKLALEQISPNPTGIGATYGWRGKMLGMAIDFREEVRKWEPPKRKEWETIGAAQIIIMSWYRMGFEITPSENGAIVTIFIDYESPKGWFYRLLSFLFGGIYCNWCLNNMLNDTKKALELKNSRSE
- a CDS encoding DUF4136 domain-containing protein translates to MNWIKIIGFLAIAGLTAMAGCRAYDKVYSDYDRTADFSRYKTFAWLPDRDTANTTFNNQIIRNNTLNYFTHCMGERALQAELDSPDVLLQLVVRSLPKQLTMTSAVYSGSPGGGRYNPYYYPHPNNYYYHSPFFYGNTRYVTERYDYAESTITLNVYDRRQSRLVWTGTAQGDLFDPAYMADNLHPAVYRILKKFPIRPLQREKARNHTATVQKQH
- a CDS encoding MBL fold metallo-hydrolase yields the protein MNDSNKITLQSLGAAQTVTGSKHLLRTPELTLLVDCGLFQGIKTLREKNWEDIPVNPAEVDALILTHAHLDHCGYIPLFVKRGFRGKIYMTPPTADLAEIILYDSAKIQVEDAERANRMGFSKHKSALPLYDEKDVDKAIPLFQTVEHSIEHRLSPKVSFLFRKNGHILGAASSV